The Vanessa atalanta chromosome 12, ilVanAtal1.2, whole genome shotgun sequence nucleotide sequence acctgACACAAGGAAATCGTTGAAATCATTATCGTAGAGTATGTCATCGAAGGATCCCTCGGAATTCTCTTCGAAGATGCGGTCCACAAAGTCAGGCCGCAATTGTGGATTGCTACGATCTTCATACAGGTTTATAGTCAGCAACTTATGACCCTCGTACTCTTGCTGTTGGTACAACAAccaatttagttaaaaaagcTATTATAATTTGTCAATAATTCAAGACTATTTGGGTATCCGTTTTTCAGTAATCGCTCTCTTTAGGATATATGGGATTAAAAAGaaacttgtattataaattattattaaagacatACCTGCAAGCTCTTTAAGAAATTCTGAGTCCCACAATCCCTCCAACTCTTTGTGGGGGGTGCCTAGCAGTACGAAATTGTAAATGTAGTATTTAGTTTcatttcgtaatatttaaaaagaacaaaaatactacaaaaaacTATCGGTATGAGTAACTCAGTATTTcctcaaaaaaaaagttaaattacatcCTGTAAATGTCCTTGTCATACCCAAGCCAAGCATTCAAAGCtttttttgatgaaaaatattGGAGCTTTTTCACTACAATGCGGTTTTGTGCATTgctcataattaaaaattactatgtgcatctaaaaaataatattccatacaaaataaattacgaaattgaaatcgaatattattttagaagataGAACTTGAAATGATATCAACATTTTAGAAAGCAGGATAGCTCTGCACTATactatatgtatactatatattgAAATGATTATAACTTTAAACCCTAAGTATATATACACTGACGGACTgataaactgcatcaaaattcAAGACGCCtgtgaaataaaaactataaccaagtattcaaacttttatacaaatttaattttatacaattttggtTGGTTAACTTCATAACAGCATAGTATCATAAGTATATGTTAGCATACTGGAAAGGACCTTCCAATTtctttaaacaaaatcaattaatgtaacaaatattagattttgtaatttgttttttcttttaataaaggtGTTTTGCCTCCATTACAGATTCTAATGGCTTCCTAAAGGCTTGGATCAACGAACCCGATCCAAGTCTTCCCGCACCAATGTCATAATTTGAGCGACTTGTTCTGAAGTACTTATCCATATTTACGGTTACGAAActttaattgtgtttaaaagattaataataatcaatactattgacaaaataattaatttcaaacttaACTCTAATAATACGAATTTGAGACAgcagttctatttttaattattattatttttatgattaatgaaCAGTATCAACatgttcatataatttattctaaaaactTTACTTACTAATCAAAAATATCAATTCGAAAATAATACTgaattttgatgcagtttatgAGCCAGTCAATATAAGAAAAGACGTAATAGTGTATGTcttcttatatataatgtattcatACTCCTCTGCCTAGGATTTAATAGTGACATTAGTTTCATAAGTGACTATGGTTAAAGTAGAAGAGGCAAGTTAGAGAAAGAGTTGGTATGTATGTGTGATACATACAACAAGTATAGTTGTAACCTGAATGTTCAAATCATTAAGGAATATGCAAATGTTCGGTGCACTTGATATAAGAGAGGAATACTAAAGTATCTATTGGAGACTGTTTAGTATCCTGCTGAGGATATATCAGCTTTTTAGTGGTTTTAATATCTAGGTACAACAATTCCTAGCAATCTTAAATAAGCCAACCAATACCCATCACtactattttcataaaatttatggtGTTATAAGGACCTGTAGTAAATTTAACATGGGCACATGTTTATCGTTAAGatttaaattcaaagttttGCATGTAGGAAATTCAATATCGACATTCCAATCACGTCAATTTGTGACATTACATTTTTTGGAATGAGAGGATCACCAATACTATTTTGTAAGAACATAGTTGTTATATTTTGGAATTGCAGACATGTGTTTATTTGATGcgtgaaatgttttaattattatagttaatatttgaaGATCACTTTTTGGGACACTTCACGATCATTTACTGCGATAAATTCCAAGAGCGACATAGATATCAGAAGATATCACAGCGTTTTGGACCTATGAATAGACAGAGgaattaattagatttaaaatttgacTAAAGTTGCTACGACGCTGTAATGAGGTTCTCAAATAATTTTCTGAAACAATTTGTACTAATTAAAGGTTTACTCTGGAGTGGTACCTGTAGTCGGTCGAGAATTGCGGCGGCGGTAGCGGCCAGGTGCAGCACGAGCGGACGTGGATTGCTCCGCAACACATCCGCAGCCGTCGCTATAACCTCCTCCGACACGCCATTGCACCCACACGCGTCGAGCTCCTTCACCGAGAGTAATCCATTAGTCGCCTGTACAAAATGACGCTCACCATATGCCCGCGACACTCACCTCCAACAGAGGGCAGGCGCGCAGCACGGCGGAGAGCGGCGCGGCGGACAGCGCGGGCATGCCGCGCGCGGTCAGCGTGCCGAGGCGCGGCAGCGAGGCGGCCGCCGCCAGCCCCGTGTCGCTGAGCGCCACCAGGTACGACACGTCGAGCCGCGCCAGCGCCGGGCACGCGGCGCACACCGCGCCCACGCCCTCGTCGCCCACGCCTGCGGGCGAACGGAGATCAATGACCGCTGACCGACGGGGGAATCGAAGGCATGTTAACCAACGATGGCGGAAACTTACCCGGGTAAGGAAAACCCTTTCTGGAATTACAGCTGGATACGTTCAGCGATTCCAATTTAGGACAGGATTGCGCCACAGTTTTCAAAACTGCATCGGTGATGTAAATATTTCTGCTCAAATTCAAAATCTTCAAATCGGTCAGGCCAGCTAAAGAATTACAAAATGCATCATTTCCGGGAGGGTTGAGAACCATTTCCACGGACGTGTATTCGCTGAGAGAGAGTTCTTCGAGTCTTGGCAGTTTGCTTATTATTAGAGGTATTATTTTCCACATAGTGACAGGACAGACGTCTAATTTGAGGGACGTTAAGCTCGGTAGGTTTTCTATAGCAGAACTGAGAACGGTGCCTTGAAGGCTATAGCAGTTGTAAAACGCTAAAGAAGATAGTTTCGAAGGATTGGACCCTGTGAGGAAAAAACCAGTCACATGTGTATTGTTGGCAACGGTCAGACTTTCAATGCATGAATCACCTTTGACTAAATTGACCAAACTCGAATCTGTGAGCTGAAAGAAATTGTTTCAATGTTAAATATgcaactaaatttaattaattcaattttagacTAATTACGTACCTTGTTACACGACACAAAAGAGAGACTTTTAAGTTGTTTGCATCCATAAATTAATGGGTTCCAATTTTTCGTGTGCATTCCAACCACCTGAAATTAACGAACATAATGAACATTATGCACACAATTACTGACTGACTACACTAATATTGACTACACTATGGGTCAGTGCCAAGTCATCACCTTAAGCTCCTCGAGCAGCGGACAGAACTTGCCCACGGTGTGCGCGGTGCGGTCGTTGAGCGCGGACCAGTGGTGGTCGATGTGCAGACGCAGCAGCGACGCGCCCAGTCGCTGCAGCAGGCGTCGCAGCACCGCCGTCGTCAGCGTCACCGGCACGTGCTGCCACCACGAAGTCTTGAACGTTCGCGTACCTGCACATGTACACTCACGTCTCACTGTCGAAACCCATAATATTGACcctataaacgttttttttctatatatcatAATCATCAGGTGTAGACCAGTGACAGTCACACTTCCTTATAtggtaaacaaaatattttacaaataaagcaCACATCAAATAGTTCCATTTAAACTATgtcctattattttattttaatccgaAATTACTGACCCTGGAAATATTCTTGAACCATATTTTGCCATCCTTTACTAACTCTTTCAGATCTGATAAGATCTCTAATAGGAACATAAGTCAAAATGTGTGACAAGCAATCTCTATTGAGTATATCCAATATGTTATAGGGTCTGTCATCTTCAGTCTCTTCATTCTAAAACAAAGCAAAATATCAGTAGACTCctttacaaaattacatttatttatttttgtttcaatacaTACAATTTCTTCATTGCTACTTGTTTCAATATTCTCAGTTTCAGTACTAACATTAGGATCTGCAGTATtacctaaaacaaaaattttataattttacagaaactataccatttttttttaaggtatattgaataaaaatttaaccacagcaaattattatattattaaaaaaggtaacaattaacttaaaaatctGCAAAACCAAAATTTTCAaacaagttattatatattctagatATCTCTACCATTTGGCTGATCTCTCCCCCAATTGCTGTTAGGATCTTCCCTGCGAATGTTAGGCTTCCATTGTACTCTGCCATCTGAATCTTCAGATGGCTGATGCCAACTATCAGCTGGAGATATTCTGAGATTACGACCGTCTAATGTCTTCTCATGTACAGGTGCTTGTAGAGctctgttttttgtttattttaaataaaataattatgatatacacAAATGTCTAACATATACGAAATCATcatgtacaatttataaatacataaataaaatacatcattaGCTTGTAGAATTATAAGggtttactataaaaatatataatatatagaatggAAATTTGAGCTAGTGTAGGTTACAGAAACCCAAAAACTGGGAGTAGTTTATTTACTTTGTGGAAATATCGATGGAATGGTCTTTCTATTCAAAATAGAGACAGTTaacatttttctttctttagaTGAACActttggtattttttatttagttaaatatttacatacccAATAAGTCAAAACAACAGGTTGCAGAAAGTAATGGGAGTCATCACCTGTTAGTACCATGTGCTCTAATCCATAACTTTCCAAATtgataatttagatttaaatgcaCTAACTACAATTTTTCACCAGATGAGTCTAAGAAAATTCCTCTTGAAATCA carries:
- the LOC125067656 gene encoding uncharacterized protein LOC125067656 isoform X1 — its product is MFFDDEDEAIYDPDLFHIVHGELFEIGSNLDVTPYGLRSVPTHTEDGIPIRKLYVSNLPPTTTRTDLFGVFAQYGFIKSCWLRMGDRGPNRTPVPTYAFVTFSNPADAHKALQAPVHEKTLDGRNLRISPADSWHQPSEDSDGRVQWKPNIRREDPNSNWGRDQPNGNTADPNVSTETENIETSSNEEINEETEDDRPYNILDILNRDCLSHILTYVPIRDLIRSERVSKGWQNMVQEYFQGTRTFKTSWWQHVPVTLTTAVLRRLLQRLGASLLRLHIDHHWSALNDRTAHTVGKFCPLLEELKVVGMHTKNWNPLIYGCKQLKSLSFVSCNKLTDSSLVNLVKGDSCIESLTVANNTHVTGFFLTGSNPSKLSSLAFYNCYSLQGTVLSSAIENLPSLTSLKLDVCPVTMWKIIPLIISKLPRLEELSLSEYTSVEMVLNPPGNDAFCNSLAGLTDLKILNLSRNIYITDAVLKTVAQSCPKLESLNVSSCNSRKGFPYPGVGDEGVGAVCAACPALARLDVSYLVALSDTGLAAAASLPRLGTLTARGMPALSAAPLSAVLRACPLLEELDACGCNGVSEEVIATAADVLRSNPRPLVLHLAATAAAILDRLQAPPTKSWRDCGTQNFLKSLQQEYEGHKLLTINLYEDRSNPQLRPDFVDRIFEENSEGSFDDILYDNDFNDFLVSDDEMFLGDGLEDDEHVLEFHGPNIVLL
- the LOC125067656 gene encoding uncharacterized protein LOC125067656 isoform X2 produces the protein MFFDDEDEAIYDPDLFHIVHGELFEIGSNLDVTPYGLRSVPTHTEDGIPIRKLYVSNLPPTTTRTDLFGVFAQYGFIKSCWLRMGDRGPNRTPVPTYAFVTFSNPADAHKALQAPVHEKTLDGRNLRISPADSWHQPSEDSDGRVQWKPNIRREDPNSNWGRDQPNGNTADPNVSTETENIETSSNEEINEETEDDRPYNILDILNRDCLSHILTYVPIRDLIRSERVSKGWQNMVQEYFQGTRTFKTSWWQHVPVTLTTAVLRRLLQRLGASLLRLHIDHHWSALNDRTAHTVGKFCPLLEELKVVGMHTKNWNPLIYGCKQLKSLSFVSCNKLTDSSLVNLVKGDSCIESLTVANNTHVTGFFLTGSNPSKLSSLAFYNCYSLQGTVLSSAIENLPSLTSLKLDVCPVTMWKIIPLIISKLPRLEELSLSEYTSVEMVLNPPGNDAFCNSLAGLTDLKILNLSRNIYITDAVLKTVAQSCPKLESLNVSSCNSRKGFPYPGVGDEGVGAVCAACPALARLDVSYLVALSDTGLAAAASLPRLGTLTARGMPALSAAPLSAVLRACPLLEELDACGCNGVSEEVIATAADVLRSNPRPLVLHLAATAAAILDRLQQEYEGHKLLTINLYEDRSNPQLRPDFVDRIFEENSEGSFDDILYDNDFNDFLVSDDEMFLGDGLEDDEHVLEFHGPNIVLL